In a genomic window of Erigeron canadensis isolate Cc75 chromosome 5, C_canadensis_v1, whole genome shotgun sequence:
- the LOC122600227 gene encoding TPR repeat-containing thioredoxin TTL1: MSHSPKPIPKTSPTDNTSKPDFRELHLGSPVSPLQPVPSPSTSSSSSGSVPGQHEKRVHFHSSPRKSHSRKSHSRELSVDSPPTSSTGNSPVPKSGQQARSYLKTGMMTNQITKPEVLSLGSCNYGHGSIIRSGSFNKSSGPETESPVSVVSKSPGSETESPVSGVSKPLSSRKLVVEGDELKKLGNEEFKKGNYALALRFYDRAISVSPKNAAYHTSRATALSCLNRLSEAVKEYEESIRLDCEYMRPHRRLGYLLISLGQVENARRHLFFPGSQPDQNELKKLQSVEKHINKCAECRGVRDWAGVLRECDAAIVSGADASPQLFACKAEAFLKLHRLDEADLSVTNVVYMESFCSFSCSQTNLFGMALEAYILFVRAQIDMAFGRFENAVISIEKSGQIDPQNIEVATLLQNIRSVCKARDRGNDNFKSERFTEACSTYGEGLRLDPSNPVLYCNRAACWFKLGKLERSLDDCNQALLIHPTYKKALLRRAATYSKLERWAESIRDYEVLRKEIPDNNEIAESLFHAQVALKKSRGEEVCNMKFGGEAELITSHTQFKSAIASAGVSVAVFRSSSDARCKQMSHFLDTLCTRYPSILFLKVDIEASPFCAKAENVSIVPTIKIYKKGHHIKGPVCPTQEALESLVKYYNS, from the exons atgtcacATTCCCCTAAACCCATACCGAAAACATCCCCAACTGATAACACCAGCAAACCAGATTTCCGTGAACTACATTTGGGCTCCCCTGTTTCACCTTTACAGCCCGTGCCATCACCTAGCACTAGCTCTAGCTCATCTGGGTCAGTACCGGGCCAACATGAAAAACGAGTTCATTTTCATTCCAGTCCTAGAAAATCACATTCTAGAAAATCACATTCTAGGGAGTTGTCGGTTGATAGCCCCCCAACTTCTTCAACCGGCAACTCCCCTGTTCCTAAATCGGGCCAACAGGCCCGTTCGTATTTAAAGACTGGTATGATGACCAATCAGATTACCAAACCAGAAGTTCTGAGTTTAGGAAGTTGTAATTATGGCCATGGCAGCATAATCCGTAGCGGTTCATTTAATAAGTCTTCCGGGCCCGAAACAGAGTCCCCTGTTTCTGTTGTTTCTAAGTCTCCCGGGTCAGAAACAGAGTCCCCTGTTTCTGGTGTTTCAAAGCCTTTAAGTTCAAGAAAATTAGTTGTGGAGGGTGACGAGTTGAAAAAATTAGGAAATGAGGAGTTTAAAAAGGGAAACTATGCATTGGCATTGAGATTTTATGATCGGGCTATTTCGGTTTCACCAAAAAATGCTGCTTACCATACTAGCCGTGCAACGGCATTGTCGTGTTTAAATAGATTGAGTGAAGCTGTTAAAGAATATGAGGAATCAATTAGATTGGATTGTGAATACATGAGGCCTCACCGTCGTTTAGGTTATCTTCTTATTAG CTTAGGGCAGGTGGAAAATGCTAGGAGACATCTTTTTTTTCCAGGGTCCCAACCGGATCAAAACGAGCTCAAAAAGTTGCAATCGGTTGAGAAACACATAAATAAGTGCGCCGAGTGTAGAGGGGTTCGTGATTGGGCTGGTGTTTTAAGGGAATGTGACGCTGCAATCGTTTCCGGGGCGGATGCTTCTCCCCAG CTATTTGCATGTAAAGCAGAAGCGTTCTTGAAGCTCCATCGACTTGATGAGGCTGATTTAAGTGTGACAAATGTGGTTTATATGGAATCCTTTTGTAGCTTTTCGTGTTCCCAAACAAATCTTTTCGGGATGGCTCTTGAAGCATACATTTTGTTTGTTCGTGCTCAGATTGACATGGCCTTCGGAAG ATTCGAGAATGCAGTTATTAGTATTGAAAAATCAGGACAGATTGACCCACAAAACATTGAGGTTGCGACACTGCTTCAAAACATAAGATCAGTGTGTAAAGCTCGAGATCGTGGAAATGATAATTTCAAGTCAGAAAGGTTTACAGAAGCTTGTTCGACTTATGGGGAAGGGCTTAGGCTTGATCCTTCAAATCCAGTTCTCTACTGTAATCGAGCAGCCTGCTGGTTTAAGCTTGGAAAGTTGGAACGATCGCTTGATGACTGTAATCAAGCACTTCTTATCCATCCAACCTACAAGAAAGCACTTCTACGTAGAGCGGCCACATATAGTAAG CTTGAGCGGTGGGCCGAGTCCATCAGAGATTATGAAGTGTTAAGGAAAGAAATTCCCGATAACAATGAAATAGCTGAATCGTTGTTCCATGCTCAAGTTGCATTGAAAAAGTCCCGTGGTGAAGAAGTATGCAATATGAAATTTGGAGGTGAAGCTGAATTGATAACGAGCCATACGCAGTTCAAATCTGCAATTGCTTCCGCTG GAGTTTCTGTTGCTGTTTTTAGATCATCATCTGACGCCAGATGTAAGCAGATGTCTCACTTTCTGGACACATTATGTACCCGGTACCCTTCCATATTATTCCTGAAG GTTGATATCGAAGCAAGCCCGTTTTGTGCAAAAGCAGAGAATGTAAGTATTGTACCAACAATCAAGATTTACAAAAAAGGTCACCATATAAAAGGACCGGTATGCCCAACTCAAGAAGCATTGGAATCATTAGTGAAGTATTACAACTCATAA
- the LOC122599715 gene encoding ubiquitin-conjugating enzyme E2 36-like produces the protein MANTNLPRRIIKETQRLLSEPAPGISASPSEENMRYFNVMILGPSQSPYEGGVFKLELFLPEEYPMAAPKVRFLTKIYHPNIDKLGRICLDILKDKWSPALQIRTVLLSIQALLSAPNPDDPLSENVAKHWKTNEAEAVETAKEWTHMYASGT, from the exons ATGGCCAACACCAATCTACCTCGAAGAATCATCAAG gAGACGCAGCGCTTACTTAGTGAACCAG CTCCGGGAATAAGCGCATCGCCATCGGAAGAGAATATGCGGTATTTTAATGTCATGATTCTTGGCCCTTCTCAATCTCCTTatgaag GAGGAGTCTTTAAACTGGAGTTATTTTTGCCGGAAGAATATCCAATGGCCGCTCCCAAG GTTCGGTTTCTTACAAAAATATACCACCCTAACATCGATAAG CTTGGCAGGATTTGTCTCGATATCCTTAAAGACAAATGGAGCCCTGCTCTACAGATTCGCACTGTACTCCTGAG CATTCAAGCACTTTTGAGTGCTCCAAATCCAGATGATCCGTTATCTGAGAATGTAGCCAAACACTGGAAGACTAATGAAGCTGAAGCCGTTGAAACAG CAAAGGAATGGACCCATATGTATGCTAGTGGCACCTAG